In Verrucomicrobiia bacterium, a genomic segment contains:
- the tdh gene encoding L-threonine 3-dehydrogenase — protein sequence MKALVKKERKPGLWLEEAPQPEVGINDVLIHVDRAGICGTDLHIYKWDEWAQKTIPAPMVIGHEFVGEVAEVGSNVKDFFPGEIVSAEGHVVCGRCRNCLAGRRHLCRDTLGIGVNRPGAFAEFISVPMTNVWHHRNGIDRDVAAIFDPFGNAVHTALSFPVLGEDVLITGAGPIGIMAAAVARHSGARFVVVTDVNDYRLDLARQMGATVALNITSGRTLKDIQAQLGMKEGFDVGLEMSGNPAALREMIDNVCHGGKIAMLGIPSQTVPFDWTKVVFNMLTIKGIYGREMYETWYKMTVMLETGLNIKPAITHRFHFSEFEKGFEVMMSGKSGKVILNWR from the coding sequence ATGAAAGCCTTGGTCAAGAAAGAGCGCAAGCCGGGGTTGTGGCTCGAAGAGGCGCCCCAACCCGAGGTCGGCATCAATGACGTGTTGATTCATGTGGACCGGGCCGGCATATGCGGCACGGACCTGCACATCTATAAATGGGATGAATGGGCGCAGAAAACCATTCCCGCCCCGATGGTCATCGGTCACGAATTTGTGGGGGAAGTGGCCGAGGTCGGCTCGAATGTAAAAGACTTCTTCCCCGGCGAGATTGTCAGCGCCGAGGGGCATGTAGTCTGCGGGCGCTGCCGCAACTGCCTGGCAGGCCGGCGGCATCTGTGCCGCGATACGCTGGGCATCGGGGTGAACCGGCCCGGAGCGTTCGCCGAATTTATCTCAGTCCCGATGACCAACGTCTGGCACCATCGCAACGGCATCGACCGCGACGTGGCGGCCATCTTCGATCCATTTGGCAATGCGGTGCACACGGCTTTGTCCTTCCCTGTGCTGGGCGAGGATGTCCTCATCACGGGGGCAGGGCCGATTGGCATCATGGCGGCCGCCGTGGCGAGGCATTCCGGGGCGCGCTTTGTGGTGGTAACGGATGTGAATGATTACCGGCTGGACCTGGCGCGCCAGATGGGCGCCACGGTGGCTTTGAACATCACCAGCGGGCGCACCCTGAAAGACATCCAGGCGCAGTTGGGCATGAAAGAAGGCTTCGACGTGGGCCTCGAGATGTCCGGCAACCCGGCAGCCCTGCGCGAGATGATCGACAATGTGTGTCACGGGGGGAAAATTGCGATGCTGGGCATCCCTTCTCAAACGGTCCCCTTTGACTGGACGAAGGTCGTTTTCAACATGCTCACCATTAAGGGCATTTACGGGCGCGAGATGTACGAGACCTGGTATAAGATGACGGTGATGCTCGAGACGGGTTTGAACATCAAGCCGGCCATCACGCACCGGTTTCACTTCAGCGAGTTCGAGAAAGGGTTCGAGGTTATGATGAGCGGCAAGTCGGGCAAAGTGATCCTCAATTGGCGGTGA
- a CDS encoding glycine C-acetyltransferase: protein MHTEFAEYLKTQVAGIRAAGTYKTERIIVTPQGTTIRVADGKPVLNLCANNYLGLAQNPLVAAAAKEALDRWGYGLASVRFICGTQSAHKQLEATLTEFLGTEGTILYSSCFDANGGLFETLLGPEDAVISDELNHASIIDGIRLCKAQRRRYSNSNMADLESKLKETARARFRMIATDGVFSMDGYIANLPVICDLAEKHKAVVMVDDSHAVGFMGPHGRGTPDYHNVVGRVDILTGTLGKALGGASGGYTSGRKEIIELLRQRSRPYLFSNTLAPSIAGASLKVLELLSASTELRDRLENNTLFFRQGMAKLGFNIPPGVHPIVPVMLGDAAVAAKFADAMLDRGVYVIGFSYPVVPQGKARIRAQLSAAHTQDDLAFAIEKFAEVKDALRV, encoded by the coding sequence ATGCATACAGAATTTGCCGAATATCTGAAGACCCAAGTGGCTGGGATTCGCGCCGCCGGCACCTATAAAACCGAGCGCATCATCGTCACGCCGCAGGGAACGACCATCCGGGTGGCCGACGGCAAGCCTGTTCTAAACCTCTGCGCCAATAACTACCTGGGGCTGGCGCAAAATCCCCTGGTTGCAGCGGCGGCCAAGGAGGCCCTCGACCGCTGGGGGTACGGCCTGGCCAGCGTGCGGTTCATCTGCGGCACCCAAAGCGCCCATAAACAACTCGAAGCCACGCTCACCGAGTTCCTCGGTACGGAAGGTACCATCCTCTACTCCTCCTGTTTCGATGCCAACGGCGGCTTGTTCGAGACGCTGCTGGGGCCGGAAGATGCGGTGATTTCCGACGAACTCAACCACGCCAGCATTATCGATGGCATCCGGCTTTGCAAAGCCCAGCGGCGCCGCTACTCGAACAGCAATATGGCCGACCTGGAGTCCAAATTGAAAGAAACCGCCAGGGCGCGCTTCCGCATGATCGCCACCGACGGGGTCTTTTCCATGGACGGCTACATTGCCAATCTTCCCGTCATTTGTGACCTGGCCGAGAAGCATAAGGCCGTGGTCATGGTCGATGACTCTCATGCCGTCGGCTTTATGGGACCGCATGGACGAGGGACGCCCGATTATCACAACGTCGTGGGACGAGTGGACATCCTGACCGGCACCCTGGGCAAGGCGCTGGGTGGCGCCAGCGGGGGCTACACGAGCGGACGAAAGGAGATCATTGAACTGCTTCGCCAGCGCTCACGCCCTTATCTCTTTTCCAACACGCTTGCGCCGAGCATCGCGGGCGCATCACTTAAAGTGCTTGAGTTACTCTCGGCCTCGACGGAATTACGCGACCGGCTTGAGAACAACACCCTGTTTTTCCGGCAGGGCATGGCGAAACTCGGCTTCAATATCCCTCCGGGCGTCCATCCCATTGTGCCGGTCATGCTCGGCGATGCCGCGGTAGCCGCGAAATTCGCCGATGCGATGCTCGACAGAGGCGTGTACGTCATCGGCTTTTCCTATCCCGTGGTGCCCCAGGGCAAGGCCCGAATTCGCGCCCAACTCTCCGCCGCGCACACCCAGGATGATTTGGCATTCGCCATCGAAAAATTCGCAGAGGTCAAAGATGCCTTGCGAGTTTAA
- a CDS encoding XRE family transcriptional regulator, with amino-acid sequence MKRPSNTPRRGAPSPADAITRHLGSRVKQLRAARGWSLEALANASGVSRSMLSQIEREQANPTLAVTLRIARSFGLTLGELLELPGAASAVTVIRAEDHAYHYRSDKDCRIRTLSPLNLEKDVEFYEVRLQPGGALRSSPHFEGTREFLTLQKGRLRVESARDTEQLNQGDSASYRADVPHALVNTGKTEAIILLIVIYR; translated from the coding sequence GTGAAAAGGCCTTCGAACACACCCAGGCGAGGGGCTCCTTCGCCGGCCGATGCGATCACGCGGCACCTGGGCAGCCGGGTCAAGCAACTGCGCGCCGCGCGCGGTTGGTCCCTGGAAGCCCTCGCCAACGCCAGCGGCGTCAGCCGGTCCATGCTCAGCCAAATCGAGCGTGAGCAGGCCAACCCCACCCTGGCAGTGACCCTGCGCATCGCGCGCTCCTTCGGTTTGACGCTGGGCGAATTGCTGGAGTTGCCCGGAGCGGCCTCGGCTGTGACGGTCATTCGCGCCGAGGACCACGCCTACCATTACCGCTCGGATAAAGATTGCCGCATCCGGACCCTTTCACCCCTCAACCTTGAAAAAGATGTCGAGTTTTACGAAGTGCGTCTTCAGCCCGGCGGGGCCCTGCGCAGCTCGCCTCACTTCGAGGGGACTCGCGAATTCCTCACTCTTCAGAAAGGCCGGCTGCGGGTGGAATCGGCCCGGGACACCGAACAACTCAACCAGGGCGATTCTGCCAGCTACCGGGCCGATGTCCCCCACGCGCTGGTCAATACCGGCAAGACCGAGGCAATCATTTTGTTGATCGTGATTTATCGCTAG
- a CDS encoding glycosyl hydrolase yields MPIHLDLQRTPRSLLPKLHRLFALSADKILALDKAWNPARGAPVFTRNGKYASRGWTEWTQGFQAGSPLLQFDATAEARFLELGRSQTLRRMAPHLTHFGAHDHGFNIISTYGNLWRLMREGKIPFNQHELNFYELALKISGAVQAARWTRTADGAGFIYSFNGPHSLFVDSIRSLRSLALAHCLGHFLLAEHDQRVSLLDRLASHALLITRYNIYYGQGRDIYDVPGRVAHESLFNTIDGSYRCPGAQQGFSPFSTWTRGLAWALLGCAELLEFLAARKPRAVAGLKAALVRAGRVTADFYIAGSFADGLPPWDTAAPNLDRLDLSKPADPFNAWEPVDSSAAAIAAQGLFRLAHYLDPSGKTPDAARYRSAALTAANTLFDEPYLSTSPRHQGLVLHSVYHRPNGWDTIARGQKIPNGESSMWGDYHARELGLLLLREANSEKYLAFFA; encoded by the coding sequence ATGCCCATCCACCTCGACCTCCAACGAACCCCCCGCTCCCTCCTGCCCAAACTCCACCGGCTCTTCGCGCTCTCCGCCGATAAAATCCTCGCCCTGGACAAAGCCTGGAACCCTGCCCGCGGCGCGCCGGTCTTCACCAGAAACGGCAAATACGCCTCGCGCGGCTGGACCGAGTGGACGCAGGGCTTCCAGGCCGGCTCGCCCCTGTTGCAGTTCGACGCGACCGCCGAAGCCCGTTTCCTGGAACTGGGCCGCTCGCAAACCCTGCGCCGAATGGCGCCGCACCTGACCCATTTCGGCGCGCACGACCACGGCTTCAACATCATCTCGACCTACGGCAACCTCTGGCGGCTCATGCGCGAAGGCAAAATCCCCTTCAACCAGCACGAACTCAACTTCTACGAACTGGCCCTCAAAATCTCGGGCGCGGTCCAGGCCGCCCGCTGGACCCGCACCGCCGATGGGGCAGGCTTTATCTACTCCTTTAACGGCCCGCATTCCTTGTTCGTCGATTCCATCCGCTCGTTGCGCTCGCTGGCCCTGGCCCATTGCCTCGGCCACTTCCTGCTGGCCGAACACGACCAGCGCGTCTCCCTCCTGGACCGCCTCGCCTCCCACGCGCTGCTCATCACCCGCTACAATATCTACTACGGCCAGGGCCGCGACATCTACGATGTGCCCGGGCGCGTCGCCCACGAGTCCCTCTTCAACACCATCGACGGCTCCTATCGGTGCCCCGGCGCGCAGCAGGGCTTTTCGCCGTTCAGCACCTGGACCCGGGGCCTGGCCTGGGCGCTGCTGGGCTGCGCTGAACTGCTGGAATTCCTCGCCGCGCGCAAACCGCGCGCCGTGGCCGGCCTCAAAGCCGCCCTGGTCCGCGCCGGGCGCGTGACCGCCGATTTCTATATCGCAGGGTCGTTCGCCGACGGTCTCCCGCCCTGGGACACCGCGGCGCCCAACCTCGACCGGCTCGACCTGTCCAAACCCGCCGACCCGTTCAACGCGTGGGAGCCCGTCGATTCCTCCGCCGCCGCCATCGCCGCGCAGGGCCTGTTCCGCCTGGCCCATTACCTGGACCCCTCCGGCAAAACCCCCGACGCCGCCCGCTACCGCTCCGCCGCGCTCACCGCCGCCAACACCCTCTTCGACGAGCCGTATCTCTCGACCAGCCCGCGCCACCAGGGCCTGGTGCTGCATTCGGTCTATCATCGGCCCAATGGCTGGGATACCATCGCCCGGGGCCAGAAGATACCCAATGGGGAAAGCTCGATGTGGGGCGATTATCACGCGCGCGAATTGGGGCTGCTGCTCCTGCGCGAGGCAAACAGCGAAAAATACCTCGCCTTCTTCGCCTGA
- a CDS encoding FkbM family methyltransferase encodes MLDLFGNLLRLTPAFRGKWRLVRLWEKTLNTPAQRLARLPGGGRLLVNLSVPFERMIWLEQEEWSGLMLLRKILQPGDTFVDVGANLGTWTITAATAMKGSGQVLAIEPNPPIARRLQQNVKLNGVEGHTAVLTAALSNASGQVWLDPKCEHNLSTITAKPGRACIQVPAYRLSDALEACGIRGTPTGIKVDAEGHEPAIIDGLEKELTTAWPWLIIEFNTAFLSSNRLGAWEVYSRLTALDYQAFAFTSDRLDPLGPHWQLDGYANLLFARQSTHLQQFHRFMKIQTTRTCQNRCYP; translated from the coding sequence ATGCTCGATTTATTTGGAAACCTCCTCCGCCTCACTCCGGCGTTTCGCGGGAAATGGAGGCTCGTCCGGCTTTGGGAGAAAACCTTGAACACTCCTGCGCAACGGCTGGCGCGACTCCCTGGTGGTGGACGACTCTTGGTGAACCTCTCGGTTCCATTCGAACGAATGATTTGGCTCGAACAGGAGGAATGGTCTGGCCTGATGCTTCTGCGAAAGATTCTGCAGCCCGGCGATACCTTCGTTGATGTCGGCGCGAATCTCGGCACCTGGACCATAACGGCCGCAACTGCAATGAAAGGCTCGGGCCAAGTGCTCGCCATCGAGCCCAACCCACCAATAGCACGGCGGCTTCAACAAAACGTGAAGCTCAACGGCGTCGAGGGACACACCGCTGTCCTGACGGCTGCCCTGTCAAACGCCAGCGGACAGGTCTGGCTGGACCCGAAATGCGAACACAATCTTTCAACCATCACAGCCAAGCCTGGCCGCGCCTGTATTCAAGTGCCAGCTTATCGTCTCAGCGACGCGCTCGAGGCTTGCGGCATTCGCGGCACACCAACCGGCATCAAGGTCGATGCGGAGGGCCACGAACCCGCCATCATCGACGGTTTAGAAAAGGAACTGACAACGGCCTGGCCATGGCTGATCATCGAGTTCAACACCGCATTTCTCAGTTCAAATCGATTAGGGGCTTGGGAGGTTTATAGCCGCCTCACGGCCCTGGATTACCAGGCATTCGCTTTTACCTCTGATCGGTTGGACCCCCTCGGCCCGCATTGGCAACTCGATGGCTATGCCAATCTGCTGTTCGCCAGGCAATCAACCCACCTTCAACAATTTCACAGGTTCATGAAAATCCAGACGACCCGAACATGCCAGAACCGCTGTTATCCATAG
- a CDS encoding VacB/RNase II family 3'-5' exoribonuclease: MDNQILTLLGRPDYTPLTAGELASRLGIVAGKRAELQRALARLERAGQIARIKKGERYALPLEADLVPGRIRMNRQGVGFLQPDDPKLSPLRIPQDATGTAMHGDRVLARRDALPRLPGRAGPPEATGRVVRILEAARTQIVGTLQQGRQFLYVIPDDPRITQDIYVPPPRDVGRPARPGDKVVVELREWKSRHTNPEGEIIEALGPPDAEGVDMLSVIRQYQLALHFPRRVLQEAREFGQDVAAGDLAGRADCREHQVVTIDPDDAKDFDDAICLEPGEGGHWKLWVHIADVSHYVKPGTALDEEASRRGNSTYLVDRVIPMLPEALSNELCSLKPNVDRLTQCAEFLLTAEGRVLKTRFYSAVIRSKCRYTYRDVLAILERQPLVSLERMLHDANRLAQRIRRARMQAGSLDLDFPETKIRLDERGRILRIDKVENDISHQLIEEYMLLANEAVAGRLMSSGKPAMYRIHEPPDPRRLEEFREEVLSHHLQCGDLTQRREVQSLLEKLKSLSIGQALKVRFLRSLMRARYAVEPLGHYGLAKKKYTHFTSPIRRYADLVVHRCLLAASAPGGAALHDRRPQAAGSTTAGAPTALFEGADGPAAAPGSGTLPRAGLDMSSRALHEVADHISETERNSDDAERDSRDVKLFAFLSAQLESPHPPRYSALVTDARNFGFFVDVPGLGMSGLVPLSGLSDDFYQFDANRSHLVGRRTRRVFKLGDKVEVQVAKVDKFKRQVDFKLAGAPRAPGVPGERRGPRERRGPGPRQSRQSRRRG, encoded by the coding sequence ATGGACAATCAAATTCTGACACTTCTTGGCCGGCCAGATTACACGCCCCTGACGGCGGGGGAGTTGGCCAGCCGGCTGGGTATCGTGGCCGGCAAGCGAGCGGAGCTGCAGCGGGCCCTCGCGCGCCTGGAACGCGCGGGGCAGATAGCCCGCATCAAGAAGGGCGAACGCTATGCCTTGCCGCTCGAAGCCGATCTGGTGCCGGGCCGGATTCGGATGAATCGGCAGGGGGTAGGTTTTCTCCAGCCCGACGACCCCAAGCTGTCCCCGCTGCGGATTCCACAGGACGCCACCGGCACCGCCATGCACGGGGACCGCGTCCTCGCGCGCCGCGACGCCTTGCCTCGCTTGCCGGGGCGCGCCGGCCCGCCTGAGGCGACCGGGCGCGTGGTGCGCATCCTCGAGGCCGCCCGAACCCAAATCGTGGGGACGTTGCAACAAGGCCGCCAATTTCTATACGTCATTCCGGACGACCCGCGCATCACGCAGGACATCTACGTGCCGCCACCCCGGGATGTGGGACGCCCCGCGCGGCCAGGCGACAAGGTGGTTGTCGAGCTGCGCGAATGGAAATCGCGCCATACCAATCCCGAAGGGGAAATCATCGAGGCGCTCGGTCCGCCAGACGCCGAGGGTGTGGACATGCTCTCGGTCATCCGGCAGTATCAGCTTGCGTTGCATTTCCCCAGGCGTGTCTTGCAGGAGGCGCGTGAGTTTGGCCAGGACGTGGCGGCGGGGGACCTCGCAGGCCGGGCGGATTGCCGCGAGCACCAGGTTGTGACCATTGACCCGGATGACGCAAAGGATTTCGACGATGCGATCTGCCTGGAGCCCGGCGAGGGTGGCCACTGGAAGCTCTGGGTCCACATTGCCGACGTCTCGCACTACGTCAAACCGGGGACGGCTCTGGACGAAGAGGCCTCGCGCCGGGGCAACTCGACGTACTTGGTGGACCGAGTTATCCCGATGCTGCCGGAGGCCCTGAGCAATGAGCTTTGCTCGCTCAAACCCAACGTGGACCGCTTGACTCAATGCGCCGAGTTCCTGCTCACGGCCGAGGGGCGGGTCTTGAAAACCCGCTTTTACAGCGCTGTCATACGGTCGAAGTGCCGTTACACCTATCGGGACGTTCTGGCCATTCTCGAGAGGCAGCCGCTGGTTTCGCTCGAACGGATGCTGCACGATGCGAATCGGCTGGCCCAAAGGATTCGGCGCGCCCGCATGCAGGCAGGCTCGCTGGACCTGGATTTCCCCGAAACAAAAATCCGCCTCGATGAGCGTGGCCGGATTCTGCGCATTGACAAGGTTGAAAACGACATTTCTCACCAGTTGATTGAAGAGTACATGCTCCTGGCCAACGAAGCAGTCGCGGGCCGGTTGATGTCTTCGGGCAAGCCGGCCATGTACCGCATACACGAACCTCCGGACCCCCGGCGTTTGGAAGAGTTCAGGGAAGAGGTTTTGAGCCACCATCTCCAGTGCGGCGACCTGACACAGCGCCGTGAAGTCCAGAGCCTGCTGGAGAAGCTGAAATCGTTGTCCATCGGCCAGGCCTTGAAGGTGCGGTTCCTCAGGTCTTTGATGCGAGCCCGCTATGCGGTGGAACCTTTGGGCCATTATGGGTTGGCCAAGAAAAAGTACACTCATTTTACTTCGCCCATCCGCCGCTATGCCGATCTGGTTGTCCATCGGTGTTTGCTGGCAGCCTCGGCGCCGGGGGGCGCGGCATTGCACGACCGGCGGCCACAGGCTGCGGGCTCCACAACGGCAGGCGCCCCCACGGCGCTCTTCGAGGGCGCAGATGGACCGGCGGCAGCCCCCGGCAGTGGGACGCTCCCGCGCGCGGGTCTCGATATGAGCTCGCGCGCCCTTCACGAGGTTGCCGATCACATCTCCGAGACCGAGCGCAACTCCGATGACGCCGAACGGGACAGCCGGGATGTAAAGCTGTTCGCCTTTTTGAGCGCCCAGCTCGAGTCTCCCCACCCTCCGCGTTACTCCGCCCTGGTGACGGATGCGCGCAATTTTGGTTTTTTTGTCGATGTGCCCGGGCTGGGGATGAGCGGGTTAGTGCCTCTTTCGGGGTTGAGCGACGATTTTTATCAATTTGACGCCAACAGGAGCCACCTGGTTGGCCGGCGCACGCGTCGTGTTTTTAAGCTCGGCGACAAGGTGGAGGTCCAAGTGGCTAAGGTGGACAAATTCAAACGCCAGGTGGATTTCAAATTGGCGGGAGCGCCCCGGGCGCCGGGAGTTCCCGGCGAACGCAGAGGCCCCCGTGAACGCAGAGGACCGGGTCCGCGTCAGTCCAGGCAAAGTCGCCGCAGAGGGTGA
- a CDS encoding zinc dependent phospholipase C family protein: MMRRMKFGEQCLPVRGCFETCSLRGSGFQTDRTAALCCRLRLTRRAALARSLRVVASRFSRCIVIVGFLCAAGEPCAGYSLLTHEEIVDILWKDQIQPLLLKRYPAASANQLRKAHAYAYGGSLIQDIGYYPFGNKFFSDLTHYVCTGDFVANLIRESADIDQYAFALGALAHYSSDNTGHPAINHAVALTFPKLRRKYGERVTYEQNPKAHIQTEFGFDITQVAKHRYTSDSYHDFIGFEVSKPALERAFLKTYGLRLEDVLGHMDLSIGTFRHAVSGVIPEMTRAALTAYHPEIVRDATNFSEGRFLYNLSRTQYETEWGKEYRRPGFFTRVLGLFVRWAPKIGFLDALAFKLPSPQTEDMYIKSINRTLEDYQKLLQRVGEGDLRFPNLDCDTGQPAARGEYALSDRTYARLLEALIKNNQKNVSPELRADILAFYSDPSPPGRRRRPVGERTARELGALRAGPQSAVALLARKSLLAPPFKLQSPKAKAA; encoded by the coding sequence ATGATGCGGCGAATGAAGTTCGGCGAACAGTGCTTACCAGTGAGAGGGTGTTTTGAAACTTGCTCGCTGCGCGGCTCCGGCTTTCAGACTGACCGGACGGCGGCTCTTTGTTGCAGGCTGCGCCTGACCCGGCGCGCGGCGCTGGCGCGCTCCTTGCGGGTTGTGGCTTCACGCTTCAGCCGTTGCATCGTGATCGTCGGGTTCCTTTGCGCCGCGGGTGAGCCGTGCGCGGGTTACTCCCTCCTGACCCATGAGGAAATCGTTGATATTCTCTGGAAGGACCAGATTCAGCCGCTTCTTCTGAAGCGCTACCCGGCTGCCAGCGCGAATCAATTGCGCAAGGCCCACGCTTACGCCTACGGCGGCTCGCTCATTCAGGACATCGGGTATTATCCTTTTGGCAACAAGTTCTTCAGCGACCTCACCCATTATGTATGCACGGGCGATTTCGTCGCGAATTTGATCCGCGAATCCGCTGACATCGATCAGTATGCCTTTGCCCTCGGAGCCCTGGCGCACTATTCGTCGGATAACACGGGCCATCCCGCCATCAACCACGCCGTCGCCCTGACATTTCCCAAACTGCGCCGCAAGTACGGTGAGAGGGTCACCTACGAGCAAAACCCCAAAGCCCACATCCAGACGGAATTCGGGTTCGACATCACGCAGGTCGCCAAACATCGCTACACCTCCGATTCGTACCACGACTTTATCGGGTTCGAAGTTTCCAAGCCGGCGCTGGAACGGGCTTTCTTGAAAACCTATGGGCTGCGACTTGAGGATGTCCTGGGCCACATGGACCTGTCCATCGGGACGTTCCGTCACGCGGTGAGCGGGGTGATTCCAGAAATGACCCGCGCCGCTCTGACTGCGTATCACCCGGAAATCGTGCGAGACGCCACAAATTTCAGCGAAGGGCGTTTCCTCTACAATCTCTCTCGCACTCAATACGAGACCGAATGGGGAAAGGAGTATCGCAGGCCGGGATTCTTCACGCGCGTGCTTGGGCTTTTCGTGCGATGGGCGCCGAAGATCGGGTTTCTGGATGCCCTCGCTTTCAAACTGCCTTCGCCACAGACAGAAGATATGTACATCAAGAGCATCAACCGGACCCTGGAAGACTATCAGAAGTTGCTGCAGCGTGTCGGCGAGGGAGACCTGCGTTTCCCAAACCTGGATTGCGACACTGGCCAGCCTGCCGCTCGAGGCGAATATGCCCTAAGCGACCGGACCTATGCGCGGTTGCTGGAGGCACTGATCAAAAACAACCAGAAAAATGTCTCCCCGGAATTGCGCGCCGATATCCTGGCCTTCTATTCCGATCCATCCCCGCCGGGTCGGCGGCGGCGCCCGGTAGGCGAACGCACCGCCCGGGAACTCGGGGCCCTCCGCGCCGGACCGCAATCCGCCGTGGCGCTTCTGGCGCGAAAGAGCCTCCTCGCGCCCCCTTTCAAGCTCCAGAGCCCCAAAGCGAAGGCGGCCTGA
- a CDS encoding YcxB family protein translates to MNPPAIPPIPSHVERPSVRFSLNRWDLIQCRLWVVAHNRFLLGLTLVFSLGIPLLHLRDPGISSRSAGFKLFYVIFFCGLLLAFMAVLQALIQVLWMFLNKNRGVLGVHELEIRNEGLAERTDVNESMHRWSGFHKISRSRRFLFIFVTDSIVHYVPVRCFPSNEDAKRFQDEIQRRWRAA, encoded by the coding sequence GTGAACCCACCCGCCATCCCTCCCATCCCAAGCCACGTTGAACGGCCGTCGGTTCGGTTTTCACTAAACCGATGGGACCTGATCCAGTGTCGTTTGTGGGTGGTTGCTCACAATCGTTTTCTCCTTGGCCTCACGCTTGTTTTCAGCCTCGGGATTCCACTACTCCACCTGCGCGATCCTGGGATATCGTCACGCTCAGCGGGGTTTAAGCTGTTTTATGTCATATTCTTCTGTGGCTTGCTGTTGGCTTTCATGGCTGTGTTGCAAGCCCTGATCCAGGTGTTGTGGATGTTTCTCAACAAAAACCGAGGAGTCCTCGGTGTTCATGAGCTGGAAATTCGCAATGAGGGCTTGGCTGAGAGAACCGATGTCAATGAGTCGATGCACCGATGGTCAGGTTTTCACAAGATCAGCCGCTCGCGCAGGTTTCTTTTCATTTTTGTGACAGACAGTATTGTGCATTATGTGCCCGTGCGCTGCTTCCCATCAAATGAAGACGCAAAAAGGTTCCAGGATGAAATTCAAAGACGATGGCGAGCAGCTTAA
- a CDS encoding 4-hydroxy-3-methylbut-2-enyl diphosphate reductase → MSTAAPSAPQKVNLRRPDIMAAVQAQVLSHYRSELVERIRANGHILSAGDLTIKLAKEFGFCYGVERAIDLAYAARRAYPDRRIFLLGEIIHNPEVNDQIRRLGIVTIAGKPRDEEINPLTPEDIVIIPAFGTEVSTRKKLEEKGCLFVDTTCGDVMSVWKRVRQYSKDAVTSIIHGKAWHEETMATSSQARASGNGHYLVVFTLAETDYVCNYIIHGGNKEEFLHKFKGAYSEGFDPDIHLEAIGVANQTTMLRGETEEVQRRLKDAMARKFGEAELPRHFRFFDTICGATQDRQDALEKLLRQPPDLLLVIGGYNSSNTSHLAEMGEAKLATYFIKNAAKMVSDGLIYHYDQQRHEEIATRNWLPPGKVTVGITAGASCPNNLIEDAIRRLFELRGISVQQALAGWSTPI, encoded by the coding sequence ATGTCAACCGCAGCCCCGTCCGCACCCCAGAAGGTCAATCTGCGCCGTCCTGATATCATGGCGGCAGTGCAGGCGCAGGTGTTGTCCCATTATCGGAGCGAACTGGTCGAAAGGATTCGCGCCAATGGGCATATCCTTTCGGCGGGGGACTTAACCATCAAGCTCGCCAAGGAATTCGGTTTTTGCTACGGCGTCGAGCGCGCCATTGACCTGGCTTATGCCGCGCGAAGGGCCTACCCTGACCGGCGGATTTTTCTTTTGGGCGAAATCATTCATAACCCCGAGGTCAACGATCAAATCCGCCGGCTGGGGATCGTGACCATCGCGGGCAAACCGCGCGACGAAGAAATCAATCCACTGACACCGGAGGACATCGTCATTATCCCGGCATTTGGGACGGAGGTATCGACGCGCAAGAAACTTGAAGAAAAGGGCTGCCTGTTTGTGGATACGACGTGCGGGGACGTGATGAGCGTTTGGAAACGGGTGCGGCAGTATTCCAAAGACGCGGTCACCAGCATCATCCATGGAAAGGCCTGGCACGAAGAAACCATGGCGACCAGTTCCCAGGCGCGGGCCAGCGGCAATGGGCATTACCTGGTGGTGTTCACGCTGGCCGAGACCGATTACGTCTGCAACTACATCATCCACGGCGGAAACAAAGAGGAGTTTCTTCACAAATTCAAAGGGGCCTACTCCGAAGGGTTTGATCCGGACATTCATCTGGAGGCCATCGGGGTGGCCAATCAAACCACGATGTTGCGCGGGGAGACGGAGGAAGTGCAGCGCCGGCTCAAAGACGCCATGGCGCGAAAGTTTGGCGAGGCCGAGCTACCCCGGCATTTCCGATTTTTCGACACGATCTGCGGGGCCACCCAGGACCGCCAGGATGCCCTCGAGAAGCTTTTGCGCCAGCCGCCGGACCTCTTGCTGGTGATTGGCGGATATAATTCTTCCAATACGTCGCATCTTGCGGAAATGGGAGAAGCCAAACTGGCGACCTACTTCATTAAAAACGCCGCGAAGATGGTTTCCGACGGGTTGATTTACCATTACGACCAGCAGCGGCATGAAGAGATAGCGACTCGCAATTGGCTCCCGCCAGGCAAGGTGACGGTGGGCATCACGGCTGGCGCCTCGTGCCCAAACAATTTGATCGAAGACGCCATTCGGCGTCTCTTTGAATTGCGCGGCATCTCCGTCCAGCAGGCGCTGGCGGGCTGGTCCACCCCAATTTAG